A window from Drosophila miranda strain MSH22 chromosome Y unlocalized genomic scaffold, D.miranda_PacBio2.1 Contig_Y2_pilon, whole genome shotgun sequence encodes these proteins:
- the LOC117192393 gene encoding MORN repeat-containing protein 3-like, producing the protein MTNPKRGWGSVVCNMSCHAGGGNGVRSLRYPAGGHCRYQGKWLRNQHHGYGVKSSRRGLVYEGQWQRGQRHGYGSMWRESPDGQVHRLYVGHWRHDKRSGEGKQYYDDGSVYFGQWQMNKRQGRGIHWDADGRVYVGEWLQDAMHGRGVLFSCESSNKMKVQ; encoded by the coding sequence ATGACAAACCCAAAGCGGGGCTGGGGCTCAGTTGTCTGCAACATGTCGTGCCATGCTGGTGGCGGCAATGGTGTTCGAAGCCTGCGCTATCCTGCCGGAGGACATTGCCGCTATCAGGGAAAGTGGCTGAGGAACCAACACCACGGCTATGGAGTGAAATCGAGCCGTCGTGGATTGGTGTACGAGGGCCAGTGGCAGCGGGGCCAACGTCATGGCTACGGATCCATGTGGCGGGAGTCCCCTGATGGCCAGGTGCATCGCCTCTATGTGGGTCATTGGCGCCATGACAAGCGCAGCGGGGAGGGAAAACAGTACTACGACGATGGATCCGTCTACTTTGGTCAGTGGCAGATGAACAAGCGGCAAGGACGCGGCATACATTGGGATGCGGACGGACGCGTCTATGTGGGGGAATGGCTCCAGGATGCCATGCACGGACGGGGCGTCCTCTTCTCGTGTGAGTCCTCTAACAAAATGAAAGTTCAGTAG
- the LOC117192394 gene encoding calcium release-activated calcium channel protein 1-like: PVTHPRLSLISRPLLFCVPPQVAMVEVQLDHDTKVPPGMLVAFAICTTMLVAVHMLALMISTCILPNIEVVCNLHSISLVHESPHERLHWYIETAWAFSTLLGLILFLLEIAILCWVKFYDLSPPAAWSSYVVLIPVMIIFLAFAIHFYRSLVTHKYEVTVSGMRELEILKEQMEQDHLEHHNNHNRNNGIHYGAAGDIV, from the coding sequence CCCGTAACCCATCCACGACTCTCACTAATCTCCCGACCTCTGCTCTTTTGCGTCCCCCCACAGGTGGCGATGGTGGAGGTGCAGCTGGACCACGACACAAAGGTTCCGCCCGGAATGCTAGTGGCGTTTGCGATCTGCACCACTATGCTGGTGGCCGTGCATATGCTGGCTTTGATGATTAGCACCTGCATCCTGCCGAACATCGAGGTAGTGTGCAACCTGCACAGCATCTCCCTGGTGCACGAGTCGCCGCACGAGCGCCTGCACTGGTACATTGAGACGGCGTGGGCATTTTCGACGCTGCTGGGGTTGATCCTATTCCTGCTGGAGATAGCCATACTGTGCTGGGTAAAGTTCTATGATCTGAGCCCGCCGGCGGCCTGGTCGTCCTACGTGGTGCTGATACCCGTGATGATTATCTTCCTGGCTTTCGCCATACACTTCTATCGGTCTCTGGTGACGCACAAGTACGAGGTGACGGTCTCCGGCATGCGGGAGCTGGAGATCCTCAAGGAGCAGATGGAACAGGATCACCTCGAGCACCATAACAACCATAATCGCAATAACGGCATCCACTACGGTGCCGCCGGCGACATCGTTTAG
- the LOC117193880 gene encoding protein three rows-like: MYNRIVSRLKVFFGIFLRAAIYFIHKTAIDQVTMKHTQTKRSVGIKVTIYFNVRIPNRTNDKVSADIVKQLKGTRSDVEAATTTIKLKFKEFSKGIGINNASFPLRYELSVLRQLCLALKDNLHQHDDLYCDIAATMVPHVEPYEEKPSLWEAHLTSLRYIHHGLCQEKSLTECQKMYGLVRSQPCRLQGEADYKFYLDIHLTHFNGIHLQMQKETLPIAATDQLYYALEAMGVLFDTMRQRKVAKNAALLVQLNDALFSKRSKAFLMYLSALPPESTTKMYDPLLKLLSCSWATPSSELTTQFTEYLGLVLALMQIDMFSIEAPLEQQLALKLLRICRDLYKDVSPQNYSIQLFYYYVKLLYVREATADFKRTYIDLCKKFVYFFEHKGATHAKEQWFMDLLVFFQRLQTLLHQSSNKPPLDIFWQQLEGDDSPEVYTAHFQLLHGCLGLTVNVVRSPLGTSCSNEACKSIRRHCLLSFGMCALEAYINWRPTTEQKADKAPHKPLLGILGYTLDVAKSMKCLGPSAMELVKLVRLLALVAEKVACPEQMSLVLAFLEPLQHLQPLITSQDMLSVLRRIYKASVHCNSSDLANRLQSTYLAAQTNPSRLRSQLFVHYQCHTNANNTEKCVYEWHESSPMTQKKQLYDVDLLAVLHFLSAPPVPLLQSLLRCRHNDYHLVLLARKMRTDSEVVRQCEELRSQLQSTALKQPLSRMQQLAIGHTSISVLLEALEAQKTKFSIKETAENSLEELIVKNNLLGLNIKREHRLVEFATSAIAGFAPLDCDDTPIDWEALIDDAVAAAMALSTMGYMAQVDEAWLLIIRIGQMLDERFTYLRALTHFLGQDHLNSNQQLQLSEEVDRAQELLDDMWPQLQNGWFFKRQHTIVMLCLCHMASYYARQDCLCHAQLLLLQAEELRAQFDERVGKSDIVQITIQTVRFRLEYLRKKRCSSLPRRPTPLRQLDTLVDSVRNYSTVSSVDLGALQLLLADLVRESIGSSLTPAPSQLKRSQSVPAKATKTRSARIGSQLKVPEIIELDDTMDETPSTSSAASVKRYPTSDARSTRARNRQLEETPATTRGRPRRKVPEPAPQQETVSLRRRQRN; this comes from the exons ATGTACAATAGAATCGTCAGTAGACTTAAGgtattttttggtatatttttgagGGCTGCCATATATTTTATCCATAAGACCGCGATAGATCAGGTCACAATGAAACACACTCAAACGAAGCGAAGCGTTGGTATAAAAGTGACAATTTATTTTAATGTAAGAATTCCGAACCGAACGAATGACAAAGTGTCTGCCGATATAGTGAAACAGTTGAAAGGCACTCGATCCGATGTTGAGGCTGCGACCACGACAATTAAGCTGAAATTCAAGGAATTCAGCAAGGGCATCGGGATAAACAACGCCTCCTTTCCGCTAAGATATGAGTTGAGCGTGTTGCGCCAGCTGTGTCTCGCCTTGAAGGACAATCTGCACCAGCATGACGATCTCTACTGCGACATTGCGGCCACCATGGTACCACACGTGGAGCCCTACGAGGAGAAGCCGAGCCTGTGGGAAGCTCATCTAACGAGCCTGCGGTACATACATCATGGGCTTTGTCAGGAG AAATCCCTGACAGAATGCCAGAAAATGTACGGCCTAGTCCGATCGCAGCCCTGCCGCCTGCAAGGGGAGGCTGACTACAAGTTTTATTTGGACATCCATCTGACGCACTTCAATGGCATTCACTTGCAAATGCAGAAGGAGACGTTGCCCATCGCCGCCACAGATCAACTATATTACGCCTTGGAGGCAATGGGTGTCCTCTTTGACACCATGCGCCAGCGTAAAGTGGCAAAGAATGCGGCTCTCCTGGTCCAGCTGAATGATGCCCTGTTCAGCAAGCGAAGCAAAGCCTTTCTGATGTACCTGAGCGCCCTTCCGCCCGAGAGCACGACGAAAATGTACGACCCGCTTCTCAAGCTCCTGAGCTGCAGCTGGGCCACACCCAGCTCTGAGCTGACTACTCAATTCACGGAGTATCTGGGCCTGGTTCTGGCACTGATGCAGATCGACATGTTTTCCATAGAAGCGCCGCTCGAACAACAGCTGGCACTGAAGTTGCTGCGCATTTGTCGCGACCTGTACAAGGACGTCTCGCCGCAGAACTACTCCATCCAGCTCTTCTACTACTATGTCAAGCTGTTGTACGTGCGCGAGGCTACGGCGGACTTCAAGCGGACTTACATCGATCTGTGCAAGAAGTTCGTCTACTTCTTCGAGCACAAGGGCGCGACGCACGCCAAAGAGCAGTGGTTCATGGACCTGCTGGTGTTCTTCCAGCGCCTGCAGACGCTGCTTCATCAGAGCAGCAACAAGCCTCCCTTAGACATTTTTTGGCAGCAGCTCGAGGGCGACGACAGTCCCGAGGTATACACCGCCCACTTTCAACTGCTGCATGGCTGCCTTGGGCTGACGGTGAACGTAGTGAGGAGTCCGCTGGGGACCAGCTGCTCCAACGAGGCCTGTAAAAGCATTCGCAGGCATTGCCTTCTCTCCTTCGGGATGTGCGCCCTGGAAGCTTACATTAACTGGCGGCCGACGACCGAACAGAAGGCGGACAAG GCACCCCATAAGCCGCTCTTGGGCATTCTTGGCTACACCTTGGACGTGGCCAAGAGCATGAAGTGCCTGGGGCCCTCCGCCATGGAGCTAGTCAAGCTGGTGCGTCTACTGGCACTCGTGGCCGAAAAGGTAGCGTGTCCCGAACAAATGTCCCTTGTGCTGGCCTTCTTGGAGCCCTTGCAACATCTACAACCGCTCATCACCAGCCAGGATATGCTTAGTGTGCTCCGGCGAATCTACAAAGCCAGTGTCCACTGCAATAGCTCCGACTTGGCCAACCGTCTGCAGTCCACCTACCTTGCGGCCCAAACGAATCCCTCGCGGTTGCGTTCACAGCTCTTCGTCCACTACCAATGCCATACCAATGCCAATAATACGGAGAAGTGCGTCTACGAGTGGCACGAGTCCAGTCCTATGACCCAAAAGAAACAGCTATACGATGTGGATCTGTTGGCCGTGCTGCACTTCCTGAGTGCGCCGCCCGTACCCCTGCTGCAGTCGCTACTACGCTGCCGTCACAATGACTACCACCTGGTTCTCCTGGCACGCAAGATGCGCACCGACAGCGAGGTGGTGCGTCAGTGCGAGGAACTGCGCTCCCAGCTGCAAAGCACGGCCCTCAAGCAACCGCTCAGCCGCATGCAACAGCTGGCCATTGGCCATACCAGTATCAGTGTGCTGCTGGAGGCTTTGGAGGCACAGAAGACAAAGTTCTCGATCAAGGAGACGGCCGAGAACAGCCTGGAGGAGTTAATCGTCAAGAACAACTTGCTGGGGCTCAACATTAAGCGGGAGCATCGCCTGGTGGAGTTTGCCACATCAGCCATCGCTGGCTTCGCGCCCCTCGACTGCGACGATACACCAATCGACTGGGAAGCCCTGATCGACGATGCAGTTGCTGCAGCCATGGCTCTGTCCACCATGGGCTACATGGCGCAGGTCGATGAAGCCTGGCTGCTGATAATCAGGATTGGGCAAATGCTGGACGAGAGATTCACCTACCTGCGAGCCCTGACCCACTTCCTGGGACAAGACCATCTGAATTCTAACCAGCAGCTCCAACTCTCCGAGGAGGTGGATCGAGCGCAGGAGCTGCTCGACGATATGTGGCCTCAGCTCCAAAACGGATGGTTCTTTAAGCGCCAACATACTATAGTGatgctctgcctctgccacatGGCCAGCTACTATGCGCGGCAGGACTGTCTGTGCCACGCccagctgctgttgctgcaagCCGAGGAGCTGCGCGCCCAGTTCGATGAACGAGTGGGCAAGAGCGATATTGTGCAGATCACAATCCAGACAGTTCGCTTTCGATTGGAGTACCTGCGGAAGAAGCGGTGCAGCAGCCTGCCTAGGAGGCCGACGCCCCTGCGACAGCTAGACACGTTGGTCGACAGCGTGCGCAACTACAGCACAGTGTCCAGCGTGGACCTGGGAGCCCTGCAGCTGTTGCTGGCTGACCTCGTGCGGGAGAGCATCGGATCAT CTTTGACTCCGGCTCCCTCTCAACTGAAACGATCCCAATCTGTGCCAGCCAAGGCCACAAAGACACGCTCCGCTAGAATTGGTAGCCAACTAAAAGTACCAGAGATCATCGAATTGGACGATACCATGGATGAGACGCCTTCCACCTCATCGGCAGCCTCAGTGAAGCGGTATCCGACCAGTGATGCAAGGAGCACTCGTGCCCGCAACAGGCAACTCGAGGAAACGCCAGCGACCACGCGGGGACGACCACGTCGGAAGGTACCGGAGCCTGCACCCCAGCAGGAGACAGTCAGCCTTAGGCGGCGACAAAGAAACTGA